From candidate division WOR-3 bacterium, a single genomic window includes:
- a CDS encoding DegT/DnrJ/EryC1/StrS family aminotransferase, with protein sequence MKIPFLNLVRQIEERKGEIEKAIGSVLRKGIFILGPKLSLLEKKVAKYVGKRYAVGVGSGTDALHLALRAKGIGKGDGVITTPYTFFATAEAISLTGARPFFVDIELDSYNLDGEKLADFIEKECREKNGNLIHKRTGLKIRAIIPVHLFGQCAKMERILDLARRYNLSVIEDAAQSFGAEQKIKGKWLKAGSMGEIGCFSFYPTKNLWAFGDGGMIVTSEKEVYHQLCLFRNHGMVKKNYHSCFGWNSRLDEIQAALLLVNFRSLKEGNQRRKEIFLYYNEHLKDNVIVPKILPFNRPVFNQYVIRTLKRDFLRSFLERRGIATEVYYPLPLHLQKCYRDLGYKKGDFPKAEKASEEVLALPIDPTLKEKERKYIVDCIAAFFADVDN encoded by the coding sequence ATGAAAATTCCTTTCTTAAATTTAGTCCGGCAGATTGAAGAGAGAAAAGGGGAAATAGAGAAGGCAATCGGTTCGGTTTTAAGAAAAGGGATTTTCATTTTAGGACCGAAACTTTCCCTCTTAGAGAAGAAGGTGGCTAAATATGTTGGGAAAAGATATGCGGTTGGGGTTGGTTCGGGGACCGATGCCTTACATCTTGCGCTCCGGGCAAAGGGAATTGGTAAAGGTGATGGGGTAATTACAACTCCCTATACCTTCTTTGCCACCGCGGAGGCGATAAGTTTAACGGGAGCAAGACCCTTCTTCGTTGACATTGAATTGGATAGTTATAATTTGGATGGGGAAAAGTTGGCGGATTTTATTGAAAAGGAATGTCGGGAGAAGAATGGCAATTTGATTCATAAAAGAACCGGATTGAAAATTAGGGCAATAATTCCGGTTCACCTGTTTGGGCAATGTGCGAAAATGGAAAGGATTTTAGATCTTGCCCGAAGATATAACCTTTCGGTGATTGAGGATGCTGCCCAGAGTTTTGGTGCCGAGCAGAAGATAAAAGGGAAATGGTTGAAGGCGGGAAGTATGGGTGAGATTGGTTGCTTCTCCTTCTACCCAACAAAAAACCTTTGGGCTTTTGGGGATGGGGGAATGATTGTTACTTCGGAAAAGGAGGTTTATCACCAACTTTGCCTCTTCCGGAACCACGGGATGGTGAAGAAGAATTATCATTCCTGTTTTGGTTGGAATAGTCGGTTGGATGAAATTCAAGCCGCTCTCCTTTTGGTAAATTTCCGCTCCTTAAAAGAAGGAAATCAAAGGCGGAAAGAGATTTTCCTTTATTATAACGAACATTTGAAGGATAATGTGATTGTACCTAAAATTTTACCTTTTAATCGCCCGGTTTTTAATCAATACGTGATTCGGACCCTAAAACGCGATTTCCTAAGGTCTTTTTTGGAAAGGAGAGGGATTGCGACGGAAGTCTACTATCCCCTCCCCTTACATCTCCAGAAATGTTATCGGGATTTGGGTTATAAAAAGGGCGATTTCCCGAAGGCGGAGAAGGCGAGTGAAGAGGTTTTAGCCTTGCCGATTGACCCGACCTTAAAGGAGAAAGAAAGGAAATATATAGTTGATTGTATCGCCGCCTTCTTTGCCGATGTTGACAATTAA
- a CDS encoding Gfo/Idh/MocA family oxidoreductase — protein sequence MKEINLAIIGTGNWGLNYVRIFSRLPNARIKFLVDKSDNNLRKAKEFAPEAIALNDYRDLLKREDWEAGIVATPAQTHFPIVSELLSRGKDVLVEKPLALNSKDAQILFEIAKREGKKLMVGHILLYHPAVRYLKNLIKRNIFGRIDSLLSLRFNFNGLSEEDCLFGLACHDIAIANYLLSSPPEFVRAMGNEKESSFVLIYPQGVNFYGEVGFKEGEGKVRSLFVFGEKKEAFFDDTREEKLVIRDKKKTSLPKLKKIEPLKLECEHFLRCLREDREPITDGKDGLLVVKVLERLFKSMRNGGDWVRVE from the coding sequence ATGAAAGAGATTAATCTGGCGATTATCGGGACTGGGAATTGGGGCTTAAATTATGTCCGCATTTTTTCTCGTTTACCGAATGCCCGAATAAAATTCTTGGTTGATAAGAGTGATAATAATTTGAGGAAGGCAAAGGAATTTGCCCCGGAGGCGATTGCCTTAAATGATTACCGAGACCTCTTAAAAAGAGAAGACTGGGAGGCAGGAATAGTTGCCACCCCGGCGCAAACTCATTTTCCAATTGTTTCCGAACTCCTTTCAAGAGGAAAGGATGTCTTGGTGGAAAAACCATTAGCCTTAAACTCTAAGGATGCCCAAATCCTATTTGAGATTGCCAAAAGGGAGGGAAAGAAGTTGATGGTTGGTCATATCCTTCTTTATCACCCGGCGGTGCGCTATCTTAAAAACCTGATAAAGAGAAATATCTTCGGCCGGATAGATTCTCTCCTCTCCCTCCGTTTTAATTTTAATGGTCTTTCCGAAGAAGACTGTCTATTCGGTCTTGCCTGTCATGATATCGCCATCGCCAATTACCTTTTATCTTCTCCGCCGGAATTTGTCAGGGCGATGGGGAACGAAAAAGAGTCATCGTTTGTTTTAATCTATCCCCAAGGGGTTAACTTTTACGGAGAAGTTGGTTTTAAAGAAGGAGAAGGGAAGGTTCGCTCCCTTTTTGTCTTTGGGGAAAAGAAGGAGGCATTTTTTGATGATACCCGAGAGGAGAAGTTAGTGATTAGGGATAAGAAGAAGACCTCTCTCCCAAAACTGAAAAAGATTGAGCCATTAAAATTGGAATGCGAACACTTCTTAAGATGTCTAAGAGAAGATAGAGAGCCAATTACGGATGGCAAGGACGGTCTTTTGGTGGTGAAAGTTTTGGAAAGGCTTTTTAAGTCAATGAGAAATGGGGGAGATTGGGTAAGGGTGGAATGA